From Thermomonas sp. XSG, one genomic window encodes:
- a CDS encoding TonB-dependent receptor, with protein sequence MKRKQLSMAIHGALAVSLLVGAPALAQDASAAKQDGQKTTTLESVKVTARKREETLQEVPVAVTAFTAAALDKLNVEDLSDLDAQVPNLTIYAARGSSSTLTAYIRGVGQSDPLWGVDPGVGIYMDDVYIARPQGALLDVFDVERIEVLRGPQGTLYGKNTIGGAIKYVSKGLRSDFNGYGSVTVGNYGQRDIKAAVGGGFGGSEYLRGRISVADLHRDGFGENVITGAQVSDKKIRAYRANLGAYVTDKFDLQFAFDHVDDTSGVRGAKMLAPNPFNSIPLYGGTGPKAPMASRYDVRNGMPNVNDTTLSGASVTANFRMNEDWTFKYVLAKRESDTETNIDFDTTQDKIADVKAFYSDEQVTHEVQANYDAGGRMRGVFGVYSFDGEAGGQVLNNFFNLSFGDTQGTVYTESVAAYADWTFDVSDRFSVDLGMRWTSEDKHAVVKNIGYTDGTFTKPSGVVAAAFDKTINFKNLSPKISLDYQVTPDIMVYGVASRGFKSGGYNIRAQATAVPRSADPFQDEQVDSYEVGTKMGLLDQRLFLNLSAFHNKYKDIQLSIFTEYTTPQNTKAFFGDFTNAGEGTVDGLEVEYQWLATDSFTITGNLAWLDAKFDTYMFKNVNIAKQQEFTNAPDFSGALNAEYRMDLGSAGSLSARVGYSYQSRVVATTEVVYDPVTKATVQPITQDGYGLIGAGLIWKYNDAWTVSLQGSNLADEEYLTTGYNLYSALGVHTGFYGPPRQYSLTVKYDF encoded by the coding sequence ATGAAACGCAAGCAATTGAGCATGGCGATCCACGGCGCGCTGGCCGTGTCGCTGCTGGTGGGCGCGCCTGCGCTGGCCCAGGACGCCTCTGCGGCCAAGCAGGACGGCCAGAAGACCACGACGCTGGAAAGCGTCAAGGTCACCGCGCGCAAGCGCGAGGAGACCCTGCAGGAAGTGCCGGTGGCGGTCACCGCGTTCACCGCGGCCGCATTGGACAAGCTCAACGTGGAGGACCTGTCCGATCTTGACGCGCAGGTGCCGAACCTCACCATCTACGCTGCACGCGGTTCCAGCAGCACGCTCACTGCCTACATCCGCGGTGTTGGCCAGTCCGATCCGTTGTGGGGCGTGGACCCGGGCGTCGGCATCTACATGGACGATGTCTACATTGCCCGCCCGCAGGGCGCGCTGCTGGACGTGTTCGATGTCGAGCGCATCGAAGTCCTGCGCGGCCCGCAGGGCACGCTGTACGGCAAGAACACCATCGGCGGCGCGATCAAGTACGTCTCCAAGGGGCTGCGCTCCGACTTCAACGGCTACGGCTCGGTGACGGTGGGCAATTACGGCCAGCGCGACATCAAGGCAGCGGTGGGCGGTGGTTTCGGCGGCAGCGAATACCTGCGCGGCCGCATTTCCGTGGCCGACCTGCATCGCGACGGCTTCGGCGAAAACGTCATCACCGGCGCCCAGGTGAGCGACAAGAAGATCCGCGCGTACCGCGCCAACCTGGGCGCATACGTCACCGACAAGTTCGACCTGCAGTTCGCATTCGACCATGTCGACGACACCTCCGGCGTGCGCGGCGCGAAGATGCTGGCTCCCAACCCGTTCAACTCGATCCCGCTGTACGGCGGCACCGGCCCGAAGGCGCCGATGGCGAGCCGCTACGACGTGCGAAACGGCATGCCGAACGTCAATGACACCACCCTCAGTGGCGCCTCGGTCACCGCGAACTTCCGCATGAACGAAGACTGGACGTTCAAGTACGTCTTGGCCAAGCGCGAGTCGGATACCGAGACCAACATCGACTTCGACACCACCCAGGACAAGATCGCCGACGTCAAGGCGTTCTACAGCGACGAGCAGGTCACCCACGAGGTCCAGGCCAACTATGACGCCGGCGGCCGTATGCGCGGCGTGTTCGGCGTCTACAGCTTCGATGGCGAAGCCGGCGGGCAGGTGCTGAACAACTTCTTCAACCTCAGCTTCGGCGACACCCAGGGTACGGTCTATACCGAGAGCGTCGCCGCCTACGCGGACTGGACGTTCGACGTCAGCGATAGATTCAGCGTGGACCTGGGCATGCGCTGGACCTCCGAGGACAAGCACGCGGTGGTCAAGAACATCGGCTATACCGACGGCACTTTCACCAAGCCCAGCGGCGTGGTGGCTGCGGCCTTCGACAAGACCATCAATTTCAAGAACCTGTCGCCGAAGATTTCGCTGGATTACCAGGTGACGCCGGACATCATGGTGTATGGCGTGGCCTCCCGCGGGTTCAAGTCCGGTGGCTACAACATCCGCGCGCAGGCCACCGCGGTGCCGCGTTCCGCCGATCCGTTCCAGGACGAGCAGGTGGACAGCTACGAGGTCGGCACCAAGATGGGCCTGCTGGACCAGCGGCTGTTCCTGAACCTGTCGGCGTTCCACAACAAGTACAAGGACATCCAGCTCTCCATCTTCACCGAATACACCACGCCGCAGAACACCAAGGCGTTCTTCGGTGACTTCACCAACGCAGGTGAGGGCACCGTTGACGGCCTTGAAGTCGAGTACCAGTGGCTGGCCACCGACAGCTTCACGATCACCGGCAATCTGGCCTGGCTGGACGCGAAGTTCGACACCTACATGTTCAAGAACGTCAACATCGCCAAGCAGCAGGAGTTCACCAATGCACCGGACTTCTCGGGTGCGCTGAACGCCGAGTACCGCATGGACCTGGGTAGCGCCGGCAGCCTGTCCGCGCGGGTGGGTTACAGCTACCAGAGCCGCGTCGTGGCAACCACGGAAGTGGTCTATGACCCGGTGACCAAGGCGACCGTGCAGCCGATCACCCAGGATGGGTACGGCCTGATCGGTGCCGGCCTCATCTGGAAGTACAACGATGCCTGGACGGTATCCCTGCAGGGCAGCAACCTGGCCGATGAGGAATATCTCACCACTGGTTACAACCTGTATTCCGCACTGGGCGTGCACACCGGTTTCTACGGTCCGCCGCGCCAGTACAGCCTGACCGTGAAGTACGACTTCTGA
- a CDS encoding MFS transporter, which produces MTASDAPAPGLSRQQLKTLALASLGGALEFYDFVVFVFFATTMGALFFPVDMPQWLKLVQAFGIFAAGYLARPLGGVLMAHFGDLSGRKRMFMLSILLMAVPTLLMGLLPTYAQIGMAAPLLLLLLRILQGAAIGGEAPGAWVFVSEHVSARHRNLACGSLSLGLLAGILLGSLVARAVNAAFDEAQLMAWGWRIPFVAGGVFGLLAMVLRRQLHETPVFAELQQRRALSAETPLKAVVRDHAGAVALGMLLTWLLTAAVVVTILMMPTFLQGMGVSRDAALAGNALAVLAAMAANLLAGALADRYGAGRVLALWSLLLGVAFWWFYREAQAGAYSQWHYAVAGSAVGLTAMIPAIALGGFPAPVRFSGLSFSYNLAYAIAGGLTPVLLSLAMKGNPAAPIHYIVGMAGLGVALGVFVEWRARRSA; this is translated from the coding sequence ATGACCGCAAGTGACGCCCCGGCCCCCGGCCTGTCCCGCCAACAGCTCAAGACCCTCGCGCTGGCCTCGCTGGGCGGTGCGCTGGAGTTCTACGACTTCGTGGTGTTCGTGTTCTTCGCCACCACCATGGGTGCCCTGTTCTTCCCGGTCGACATGCCGCAGTGGCTGAAGCTGGTGCAGGCCTTCGGCATCTTCGCCGCCGGCTATCTGGCGCGGCCGCTGGGCGGCGTGCTGATGGCGCATTTCGGCGACCTGTCCGGGCGCAAGCGGATGTTCATGCTGAGCATCCTGCTGATGGCGGTACCCACCCTGCTGATGGGCCTGCTGCCGACCTATGCGCAGATCGGCATGGCTGCGCCGCTGCTGTTGTTGCTGCTGCGGATCCTGCAGGGCGCGGCGATCGGCGGCGAGGCACCGGGTGCGTGGGTGTTCGTCAGCGAGCACGTGTCCGCGCGCCATCGCAACCTCGCCTGCGGCTCGCTGTCGCTGGGCCTGCTGGCCGGCATCCTGCTGGGCTCGCTGGTCGCGCGCGCGGTCAACGCCGCGTTCGACGAGGCGCAGTTGATGGCCTGGGGCTGGCGCATCCCGTTCGTGGCCGGCGGCGTGTTCGGCCTGCTGGCCATGGTCCTGCGCCGGCAGTTGCACGAAACCCCGGTGTTTGCCGAGCTGCAGCAGCGACGCGCCCTGTCGGCGGAGACGCCGCTGAAGGCGGTGGTGCGCGACCACGCCGGCGCGGTCGCGCTGGGCATGCTGCTGACCTGGCTGCTGACCGCCGCGGTGGTGGTGACCATCCTGATGATGCCCACCTTCCTGCAGGGCATGGGCGTGAGCCGCGACGCCGCGCTGGCGGGCAACGCGCTGGCGGTGCTGGCGGCGATGGCGGCCAACCTGCTTGCCGGCGCGCTGGCGGACCGCTACGGCGCCGGCCGCGTGCTGGCGCTGTGGAGCCTGCTGCTGGGCGTCGCGTTCTGGTGGTTCTACCGCGAGGCGCAGGCCGGCGCCTATTCGCAGTGGCACTACGCCGTCGCCGGCAGCGCAGTGGGCCTGACAGCGATGATCCCGGCGATCGCGCTGGGCGGCTTTCCCGCGCCGGTACGCTTCTCCGGGCTGTCTTTCTCCTACAACCTGGCCTACGCCATCGCCGGCGGGCTGACGCCGGTGCTGCTGAGCCTAGCGATGAAAGGCAACCCGGCCGCGCCGATACACTACATCGTCGGGATGGCGGGGCTGGGCGTGGCGTTGGGCGTGTTCGTGGAGTGGCGCGCGCGGCGCAGCGCATAG
- the dinB gene encoding DNA polymerase IV produces the protein MSETPQRKIIHVDMDAFYASVEQRDDPSLRGLPVVVAWKGARSVVCAASYEARRFGVRSAMPALRAERLCPQAVFVPPDFTRYKAVSKQVRGIFERYTDRIEPLSLDEAYLDVTAPKRDLGSATAIASEIRDAIRGETSLTASAGIAPNKFLAKIASDWNKPDGQFVLKPAMVEAFLAPLAVGRLPGVGRVMEAKLAELGVATCSDLRALGAEALEARFGRWGRRLHELSQGLDQREVQTGRPTLQISSEDTFASDLLLDELEPHIRRLATSTWAGYLRERAQHPDRIARTVVLKLKTADFRTLTRSLTGAEPPTSEDALARTACALRARVDLPAGTRYRLAGVGLSGFAEPDGSAAQDDLFLGPHS, from the coding sequence GTGAGCGAAACCCCGCAGCGCAAGATCATCCACGTCGACATGGACGCGTTCTACGCGTCGGTGGAGCAGCGCGACGATCCATCGCTGCGTGGCCTGCCGGTGGTGGTGGCATGGAAAGGGGCCCGCTCGGTGGTCTGCGCCGCCAGCTACGAGGCGCGCCGGTTCGGGGTGCGCTCGGCGATGCCGGCGCTGCGCGCCGAGCGGCTGTGCCCGCAGGCCGTGTTCGTGCCGCCGGACTTCACCCGCTACAAGGCGGTGTCGAAACAGGTGCGCGGGATCTTCGAGCGCTACACGGACCGGATCGAACCGCTGTCGCTGGACGAAGCCTATCTCGACGTCACCGCCCCCAAGCGCGACCTCGGCAGCGCCACCGCCATCGCCAGCGAAATCCGCGATGCGATCCGCGGGGAGACCAGCCTCACCGCCTCGGCCGGCATCGCGCCCAACAAGTTCCTGGCCAAGATCGCCAGTGACTGGAACAAGCCGGACGGGCAGTTCGTGCTCAAGCCGGCGATGGTGGAGGCGTTCCTCGCACCGCTGGCGGTGGGACGCCTGCCGGGGGTCGGCAGGGTGATGGAAGCAAAACTGGCCGAACTGGGCGTGGCCACCTGTTCGGACCTGCGCGCGCTTGGCGCGGAGGCGCTGGAGGCGCGCTTCGGCCGCTGGGGCCGCCGCCTGCATGAACTATCGCAGGGGCTGGACCAGCGCGAGGTGCAGACCGGCCGCCCCACCCTGCAGATTTCGAGCGAGGACACCTTCGCCAGCGATCTGCTGCTGGACGAGCTGGAGCCGCATATCCGCCGGCTGGCCACCAGCACCTGGGCCGGTTACCTGCGCGAACGCGCGCAACACCCGGACCGCATCGCCCGCACCGTGGTGCTGAAACTGAAGACCGCCGACTTCCGCACCCTCACCCGCAGCCTGACCGGCGCGGAGCCGCCGACCAGCGAGGACGCGCTGGCACGCACCGCCTGCGCGCTGCGCGCGCGCGTCGACCTGCCGGCCGGCACGCGCTACCGGCTGGCCGGGGTGGGACTGTCGGGCTTCGCCGAACCCGACGGCAGTGCGGCGCAGGACGACCTGTTCCTCGGCCCGCATTCGTAG
- a CDS encoding PAS-domain containing protein, translated as MLSVAAVVAAALLWLGLLFGTGLVAERHPGVFERHWRHVYALSLAVHCTSWTFYGTVTQAARYGWPLPPTFVGAILFYALAMAFMMRLVRLARESNATSLADLIATRLGKDPWLAAVVTLVAVLGLIPYIALQLQAITMSLATVTGGLATSADAPLWHDGALYVALAMALFAILFGTRRVDAAGHNRGLVLALAFESLFKLVAMLALGGFVWLGLHGMPEMPAAPSPVRTAGGFMPLVILGALAMFVMPHQFHVGVVECRDEADVRTARWQFPLYLLLIALPTLALARYGAALLGDAVPTDMYALALPLAQGNAALALLVFLGGLSAATGMVIVSTLTLSLMIGNHWFAPGLLRGAWARAGGDGHGDHRGDLLLLRRTGIVALMLLGWAYSRLVSGNEALADVGAVSFSALATLVPALVFAVWRPHTPAVAASAGVLAGFVAWSWVMLVPMLLATAGGDPAWLRDGPFGLSWLAPDALFGLTGWSRLGRAVGVSLFVGAATTVLVAALRGAPRHRQAGSADLASLRNAGRRFLPSARVDELLRHAPATGPVPARIELKLEHELAAVLGSASARLLLDAARRDPVDDADRRGADLDTIAAIVGEASQDLRFNQRVLEAALENMSQGISVVDAELHLVAWNRRYEELFGYPKGMLRVGMPIAEAARWALREIAGIDPVQDVAALERRLAHMRAGTPHLSERVFRGGRSGEDIIVEIRGNPMPGGGFVATFTDVTAFRQAEAGLRRVNETLEQRVAERTALLETAKREAEHANDAKSRFLAAIGHDLLQPLHAAHLFTDTLQQRGEPEQRELARHIGSALDSTTDLLTTLLDMSRLEAGGLVPEPRAFPLADVLDPLVAQFRVLAGQRGLRLDFVPTRVWVRSDPQLLRRVLQNFLANALRYTASGRVLLGVRRCGNELRIEVHDTGPGIDAAQREAIFEEFRRGEDAPGQGLGLGLAIARRIAQLLGSDVSLRSTPGRGSVFAIDVPRAPAAQPHRAAPRGLVGLRVLVVDNEAPAREALAAVLRGWGCQVRAAADGDAAAAVLAQEAIDLWIFDYHLDGGDDGVALHGRLVAAFPASPCLILSADQTGAVRTAAQEAGLPLLMKPLRPLALKSVLDRMLAARGSDFS; from the coding sequence ATGCTGAGCGTCGCCGCGGTCGTGGCCGCGGCCCTGCTGTGGCTGGGCCTCCTGTTCGGCACCGGGCTTGTCGCGGAGCGGCATCCCGGCGTCTTCGAAAGGCACTGGCGACACGTCTATGCGCTGTCGCTGGCGGTCCACTGCACCTCGTGGACCTTCTACGGCACCGTCACCCAGGCGGCGCGCTACGGCTGGCCGCTGCCGCCCACCTTCGTCGGCGCGATCCTGTTCTATGCGCTGGCGATGGCGTTCATGATGCGGCTGGTGCGGCTGGCGCGTGAAAGCAACGCCACCTCGCTGGCCGACCTCATCGCCACCCGGCTGGGCAAGGATCCCTGGCTGGCGGCGGTGGTGACCCTGGTTGCGGTGCTCGGCCTGATTCCCTACATCGCGCTGCAGCTGCAGGCGATCACCATGAGCCTGGCCACGGTCACCGGCGGGCTTGCCACCAGCGCAGATGCGCCGCTGTGGCACGACGGTGCGCTGTACGTGGCCTTGGCGATGGCGCTGTTCGCGATCCTGTTCGGCACCCGCCGGGTCGATGCGGCCGGGCACAACCGCGGGCTGGTGCTGGCGCTGGCGTTCGAATCGCTGTTCAAGCTGGTGGCGATGCTGGCGCTGGGCGGTTTCGTCTGGCTGGGCCTGCACGGCATGCCGGAAATGCCCGCTGCGCCTTCGCCGGTGCGCACGGCCGGCGGCTTCATGCCGCTGGTGATCCTGGGCGCGCTGGCGATGTTCGTGATGCCGCACCAGTTCCACGTCGGGGTGGTGGAGTGTCGCGACGAGGCCGACGTGCGCACCGCGCGCTGGCAGTTCCCGCTGTACCTGCTGCTGATCGCACTGCCCACGCTGGCACTGGCCCGCTACGGCGCGGCGCTGCTCGGCGATGCGGTGCCCACCGACATGTACGCGCTGGCGCTGCCGCTTGCGCAGGGCAATGCCGCGCTGGCGCTGCTGGTATTCCTGGGCGGGCTCAGTGCCGCCACCGGCATGGTGATCGTCAGCACGCTGACGCTGAGCCTGATGATCGGCAACCACTGGTTCGCGCCTGGCCTGCTGCGCGGCGCCTGGGCACGCGCGGGGGGCGACGGCCATGGCGACCATCGCGGCGACCTGCTGCTGCTGCGGCGCACCGGCATCGTGGCACTGATGCTGCTGGGCTGGGCTTACAGCCGGCTGGTCAGCGGCAACGAGGCGCTGGCGGATGTCGGCGCTGTATCGTTCTCCGCGCTGGCCACGCTGGTGCCGGCGCTGGTGTTCGCGGTCTGGCGGCCGCACACGCCCGCCGTTGCCGCTTCGGCCGGCGTGCTGGCCGGCTTCGTGGCGTGGTCGTGGGTAATGCTTGTTCCGATGCTGCTGGCCACCGCCGGCGGCGACCCGGCCTGGTTGCGGGACGGGCCCTTCGGGCTGTCGTGGCTAGCGCCGGACGCGCTGTTCGGTCTGACCGGCTGGAGCAGGCTGGGGCGCGCGGTGGGCGTGAGCCTGTTCGTCGGTGCAGCCACTACGGTGCTGGTGGCCGCGCTGCGCGGTGCGCCCCGCCATCGTCAGGCGGGGAGTGCCGACCTGGCCAGCCTGCGCAACGCGGGGCGACGCTTCCTGCCGTCGGCACGCGTGGATGAACTGCTGCGGCATGCACCCGCCACCGGGCCGGTGCCTGCGCGGATCGAATTGAAGCTTGAACACGAGTTGGCCGCGGTGCTGGGCAGCGCTTCCGCGCGCCTGCTGCTGGACGCGGCGCGCCGCGATCCGGTGGACGATGCCGACCGTCGCGGCGCCGACCTCGACACCATTGCCGCCATCGTCGGTGAGGCCTCGCAGGACCTGCGCTTCAACCAGCGGGTGCTGGAAGCGGCGCTGGAGAACATGAGCCAAGGCATCAGCGTGGTCGATGCCGAACTGCACCTGGTGGCCTGGAACCGCCGTTACGAGGAGTTGTTCGGCTACCCGAAAGGGATGCTGCGGGTGGGGATGCCGATCGCCGAGGCGGCACGCTGGGCGCTACGGGAAATCGCCGGCATCGACCCTGTGCAGGATGTCGCCGCGCTGGAGCGCCGTCTGGCGCATATGCGCGCCGGCACCCCGCATCTGTCGGAGCGCGTGTTCCGTGGCGGCAGGAGCGGCGAAGACATCATTGTGGAGATCCGCGGCAATCCGATGCCGGGCGGCGGCTTCGTCGCCACCTTCACCGACGTCACCGCCTTCCGCCAGGCCGAGGCCGGGCTGAGGCGGGTGAACGAAACACTCGAGCAGCGTGTGGCCGAGCGCACCGCGCTGCTGGAGACCGCCAAGCGCGAGGCCGAGCACGCCAACGACGCCAAGAGCCGGTTTCTGGCGGCCATTGGCCACGACCTGCTGCAGCCGCTGCACGCGGCGCACCTGTTTACCGATACCCTGCAACAGCGCGGAGAACCCGAGCAGCGCGAACTGGCGCGGCATATCGGATCGGCGCTGGATTCCACCACCGACCTGCTGACCACCCTGCTGGACATGTCGCGGCTGGAGGCGGGCGGGCTGGTGCCGGAGCCGCGCGCCTTCCCGCTGGCCGACGTGCTGGACCCGCTGGTGGCCCAGTTCCGCGTGCTGGCCGGGCAGCGCGGCCTGCGCCTGGACTTCGTGCCCACCCGTGTCTGGGTGCGCAGCGATCCGCAGCTGCTGCGACGGGTGCTGCAGAACTTCCTCGCCAACGCGCTGCGCTACACCGCAAGCGGCCGGGTGCTGCTGGGCGTGCGTCGGTGCGGCAACGAGCTGCGCATTGAAGTCCACGACACCGGGCCCGGCATCGATGCCGCCCAGCGTGAAGCGATTTTCGAGGAGTTCCGGCGTGGCGAGGATGCGCCGGGGCAGGGATTGGGCCTGGGTCTGGCGATTGCCCGCCGTATCGCCCAACTGCTGGGATCGGATGTATCGCTGCGCAGCACGCCCGGTCGCGGCAGCGTTTTCGCCATCGACGTGCCCCGCGCGCCGGCGGCGCAGCCGCACCGCGCCGCGCCGCGCGGGTTGGTCGGACTGCGTGTGCTGGTGGTGGACAACGAAGCCCCGGCGCGCGAGGCGCTGGCGGCAGTGCTGCGCGGCTGGGGCTGCCAGGTGCGGGCCGCAGCCGATGGCGATGCCGCGGCGGCGGTGCTCGCGCAGGAGGCGATCGACCTGTGGATCTTCGATTACCACCTCGACGGCGGCGATGACGGCGTGGCGCTGCATGGCCGCCTGGTGGCGGCGTTCCCGGCTTCGCCGTGCCTGATCCTCAGCGCCGACCAGACCGGCGCGGTACGCACCGCCGCACAGGAAGCGGGTTTGCCGCTGCTGATGAAGCCGTTGCGCCCACTGGCCCTCAAATCAGTGCTTGACCGGATGCTGGCGGCGCGCGGGTCGGATTTTTCCTAA
- a CDS encoding GPI inositol-deacylase, producing MEDLRGIAQLLVQAVTATTDLAENVHANVLGLPARLLGAEPTTRTRGIAGFAYSAVRGGASLLGSAVDGVLAPLADRWPQGAGSARRDALLAALNGVLGDQLATTGNPLALAASLRHAGQALPIGEPQWPSALSSPSPRLLVQVHGLCMNDRQWRRNGHDHGEQLAKALGYTAIHLHYNSGLSIASNGRAFSALLQQLLEGWPLPLERFAILGHSMGGLVTRAAMHEATQRAQPWVRQLDQVVFLGTPHHGAPLERAGHLLQQTLGLTPWTAPFVRLGDLRCAGIRDLRHGAISDAPAPPRAAIPLPAGVRAYAVAGSRSSTRGGRALRGDGLVPVSSALGEHRDPRRRLAIAPSRQRVVEGTGHLDLLDSQEVYRHLRRWLA from the coding sequence ATGGAAGACCTGCGAGGCATCGCCCAGTTGCTGGTGCAGGCCGTGACCGCGACCACCGACCTGGCCGAGAATGTGCACGCGAACGTGCTTGGCCTGCCCGCACGCCTGCTCGGGGCGGAGCCGACCACGCGCACACGCGGCATTGCGGGGTTTGCTTACAGCGCCGTCCGCGGCGGCGCGTCGCTGCTGGGCAGCGCGGTGGACGGCGTGCTGGCACCGCTGGCGGATCGTTGGCCGCAGGGCGCAGGATCGGCGCGCCGGGATGCACTGCTGGCCGCGCTCAATGGCGTCCTCGGCGACCAGCTCGCCACGACCGGCAATCCGTTGGCGCTGGCCGCATCCCTGCGCCATGCCGGCCAAGCGTTGCCGATCGGCGAACCCCAGTGGCCCAGCGCCCTGTCGTCGCCCTCGCCACGCCTGCTGGTGCAGGTCCACGGCCTGTGCATGAACGACCGGCAGTGGCGCCGCAACGGCCACGACCATGGCGAGCAGCTGGCCAAGGCGCTTGGCTACACCGCCATCCACCTGCACTACAACAGCGGGCTGTCGATCGCCAGCAACGGGCGCGCGTTCTCGGCGCTGCTGCAGCAGCTGCTGGAAGGCTGGCCGTTGCCGCTCGAGCGATTCGCCATCCTCGGCCACAGCATGGGCGGGCTGGTCACGCGGGCCGCGATGCACGAGGCCACGCAGCGCGCGCAGCCCTGGGTCCGGCAGCTGGACCAGGTGGTCTTCCTCGGCACGCCCCACCACGGCGCGCCGCTGGAGCGCGCCGGCCACCTGTTGCAACAGACGTTGGGGCTCACGCCGTGGACCGCGCCGTTCGTGCGGCTCGGTGATCTTCGCTGCGCCGGCATCCGCGATCTGCGGCATGGCGCCATCAGCGACGCTCCCGCGCCTCCTCGCGCGGCAATTCCGCTGCCCGCCGGGGTTCGCGCCTATGCCGTGGCGGGCTCGCGGTCGAGCACCCGGGGCGGACGCGCGCTGCGCGGCGACGGGCTGGTCCCGGTTTCCAGTGCCCTGGGCGAGCATCGCGATCCACGCCGGCGCCTGGCGATTGCACCCAGCCGCCAGCGGGTGGTGGAGGGTACGGGACATCTGGACCTGCTCGACAGCCAGGAGGTCTACCGCCACCTGCGGCGCTGGCTGGCGTAG
- a CDS encoding GntP family permease — protein sequence MSFLIVLAALCFLMLVAYRGYSVILFAPVAALGAVLLTDPSLVAPMFTGLFMDKMVGFLKLYFPVFLLGAVFGKVIELSGFSKAIVQATIRVVGAQRAMLSIVLVCALLTYGGVSLFVVVFAVYPFAAELFRQSNIPKRLIPGTIALGAFTFTMDALPGTPQIQNIIPTTFFGTDTWAAPVLGTLGGVFILLVGLSYLDWRRRVAARNGEGYGDAATLVNEPAAFAGGKLANPLIAILPLLVVGVANKLLTLWIPGHYGDSASFVPAVIGNPAPVVQEVSKLAAIWAVEGALLAGIACVLLFAWKPVKASFSEGSKSAISGALLAGMNTASEYGFGAVIAALPGFLVVANALGSIPNPLVNEAVTVTALAGITGSASGGMSIALAAMADTFIANANAAGIPMDVLHRVAAMASGGMDTLPHNGAVITLLAVTGLTHRQAYKDIFAITCIKTMAVFVVIGLFYGVGLV from the coding sequence ATGTCGTTTCTGATCGTGTTGGCCGCGCTGTGCTTCCTGATGCTGGTGGCCTACCGCGGCTACAGCGTGATCCTGTTCGCGCCGGTGGCGGCGCTGGGCGCGGTGCTGCTGACCGACCCGTCGCTGGTCGCGCCGATGTTCACCGGCCTGTTCATGGACAAGATGGTCGGTTTCCTCAAGCTGTACTTCCCGGTGTTCCTTCTGGGCGCGGTGTTCGGCAAGGTGATCGAACTGTCGGGCTTCTCCAAGGCCATCGTGCAGGCCACCATCCGGGTGGTCGGCGCGCAGCGGGCGATGCTGTCCATCGTGCTGGTCTGCGCGCTGCTGACCTACGGCGGGGTATCGCTGTTCGTGGTGGTATTCGCGGTGTACCCGTTCGCCGCCGAGCTGTTCCGCCAGAGCAACATCCCCAAGCGGCTGATCCCCGGCACGATCGCACTGGGCGCGTTCACCTTCACCATGGACGCGCTGCCAGGCACGCCGCAGATCCAGAACATCATCCCCACCACCTTCTTCGGCACCGATACCTGGGCGGCGCCGGTGCTGGGCACGCTGGGCGGCGTCTTCATCCTGCTCGTGGGCCTGTCCTACCTCGACTGGCGGCGGCGCGTGGCCGCGCGCAACGGCGAGGGTTACGGCGATGCGGCCACGCTGGTCAACGAACCGGCCGCGTTCGCCGGCGGCAAGCTGGCCAACCCGCTGATCGCCATCCTGCCGCTGTTGGTGGTGGGGGTAGCCAACAAACTGCTGACGCTGTGGATCCCCGGCCATTACGGTGACAGCGCCAGCTTCGTGCCGGCGGTGATCGGCAATCCCGCGCCGGTGGTGCAGGAAGTCTCCAAGCTCGCGGCGATCTGGGCGGTGGAGGGCGCGCTGCTTGCGGGCATCGCCTGCGTGCTGCTGTTCGCGTGGAAGCCGGTCAAGGCCAGTTTTTCCGAGGGCAGCAAGTCGGCGATTTCCGGTGCGCTGCTGGCCGGCATGAACACCGCCTCCGAATACGGCTTCGGCGCGGTGATCGCCGCCCTGCCCGGCTTCCTTGTGGTCGCCAATGCGCTGGGGTCGATCCCGAACCCGCTGGTCAACGAAGCGGTGACGGTCACCGCGCTGGCCGGCATCACCGGCAGCGCCTCCGGCGGCATGAGCATCGCGCTGGCGGCGATGGCCGACACCTTCATCGCCAACGCCAACGCCGCCGGCATCCCGATGGACGTGCTGCACCGGGTCGCGGCGATGGCCTCCGGCGGCATGGACACGCTGCCGCACAACGGCGCGGTGATCACCCTGCTGGCGGTGACCGGGCTGACCCACCGGCAGGCTTACAAGGACATCTTCGCGATCACCTGCATCAAGACGATGGCGGTGTTCGTGGTGATCGGCCTATTCTACGGCGTCGGGCTGGTCTGA